The following proteins come from a genomic window of Micromonospora echinofusca:
- a CDS encoding lysophospholipid acyltransferase family protein, whose protein sequence is MAFLRRRLSGDYEVDEFGFDPDITEAVFHPLLRMLYRDWFRTEVAGLEHVPAEGAGLVVGNHSGTVALDALILSAALHDQHPARRYLRLLGADLVFRMPVVSEIARKTGGTVACNPDAERLLGNGELVGVFPEGFKGIGKLYSDRYKLQRFGRGGFVSAALRTGTPIVPVAIVGGEEIYPMLADIKPLARLLKLPYFPVTPTFPLLGPLGAVPLPSKWLIEFCPPIPTAHLMDSADDPLVVFNLADQVRETIQQTLHQLLERRPDPFGP, encoded by the coding sequence CTGGCGTTCCTGCGTCGCCGGCTCTCCGGCGACTACGAGGTCGACGAGTTCGGCTTCGATCCCGACATCACGGAGGCGGTCTTCCACCCGCTGCTGCGGATGCTCTACCGGGACTGGTTCCGCACCGAGGTCGCCGGCCTGGAGCACGTGCCGGCCGAGGGCGCTGGCCTGGTGGTCGGCAACCACTCCGGCACCGTGGCGCTGGACGCGCTGATCCTCTCGGCCGCGCTGCACGACCAGCACCCGGCCCGCCGCTACCTGCGGCTGCTCGGCGCCGACCTGGTCTTCCGGATGCCGGTGGTCTCCGAGATCGCCCGCAAGACCGGCGGGACGGTCGCCTGCAACCCGGACGCCGAGCGGCTGCTCGGCAACGGCGAGCTGGTCGGCGTCTTCCCCGAGGGCTTCAAGGGCATCGGCAAGCTCTATTCCGACCGCTACAAGCTGCAACGCTTCGGTCGGGGCGGGTTCGTCTCGGCGGCGCTGCGCACCGGCACGCCGATCGTGCCGGTCGCCATCGTCGGCGGCGAGGAGATCTATCCGATGCTCGCCGACATCAAGCCCCTGGCGCGGCTGCTCAAGCTGCCCTACTTCCCGGTCACGCCGACGTTTCCCCTGCTGGGGCCCCTCGGCGCGGTGCCGCTGCCGAGCAAGTGGCTGATCGAGTTCTGCCCGCCGATCCCCACCGCCCACCTGATGGACTCCGCCGACGACCCGCTGGTCGTGTTCAACCTCGCCGACCAGGTGCGGGAGACCATCCAGCAGACCCTGCACCAGCTGCTGGAGCGGCGCCCGGACCCGTTCGGCCCCTGA
- a CDS encoding AMP-binding protein, translating into MAHRPRAVPDSATVQDATDSSASTLVERLHRAATADGDRPALHWGDRTVTWSELDASVTATAHALVALTGLGPAADRHPPRVAVALGNSPDFVVAFLAALRAGLVAVPVNPGLTAPELRHVLADSGASVLIGTERVRDVVADVAGDLPALVAVHTAPPVAPAGPPFPDRGGDDLALLLYTSGTEGRPKGAMLTHRALAANHEQVGRIDPPVVGPDDTVLLALPLFHAYGLNTGLGAVVHHGATGVLVDDPGPDAGLAEIARHRVTVLVGVPSMVAAWSTADAAALAAATASVRAVVCGAAPLEPAVAARFAEAAGRPVHVGYGLTETAPVLTSTLVGGEPKPGSIGRPLPGVELRLVGSDGSDLWRDGVAEPEDDADELDLSDVMPGTDPGQVVVRGANVFAGYWPDGRGGPDADGWWPTGDVAYADSDGDLFLVDRIGELILVNGFNVYPHEVELVLRAHPGVAESAVLGVPHPRTGETVRAYVVAVPGAAVTEAELLAHCARNLARFKCPTAVEFVDELPHSVIGKVRKTLLRPAPSPPPVPSPAASPETRTSAPAGTSTTEETDA; encoded by the coding sequence ATGGCCCACAGGCCCCGCGCTGTGCCAGACTCAGCCACCGTGCAGGACGCAACCGACAGTTCCGCCTCGACCCTCGTCGAGCGGCTCCACCGGGCGGCCACCGCCGACGGCGACCGACCCGCGCTGCACTGGGGCGACCGGACCGTCACCTGGTCCGAGTTGGACGCCTCGGTGACGGCCACCGCCCACGCCCTGGTGGCCCTGACCGGGCTGGGCCCCGCCGCCGACCGGCACCCGCCCCGGGTCGCCGTGGCGCTCGGCAACTCGCCGGACTTCGTGGTGGCCTTCCTGGCCGCACTGCGCGCCGGGCTGGTCGCGGTGCCGGTCAACCCCGGCCTCACCGCCCCCGAACTGCGGCACGTGCTGGCCGACTCCGGCGCCTCGGTGCTGATCGGCACCGAGCGGGTGCGCGATGTGGTCGCCGACGTCGCCGGGGACCTGCCCGCGCTCGTCGCCGTGCACACCGCGCCGCCGGTGGCGCCGGCCGGCCCGCCGTTCCCCGACCGGGGCGGCGACGACCTGGCGCTGCTGCTCTACACGTCCGGCACCGAGGGGCGGCCGAAGGGCGCGATGCTGACGCACCGGGCGCTGGCGGCCAACCACGAGCAGGTCGGGCGCATCGACCCGCCCGTCGTCGGTCCTGACGACACCGTGCTGCTGGCGCTGCCGCTGTTCCACGCGTACGGGCTGAACACGGGGCTCGGCGCCGTCGTCCACCATGGCGCGACCGGGGTGCTCGTCGACGACCCGGGCCCCGACGCGGGACTGGCCGAGATCGCCCGGCACCGGGTCACCGTGCTGGTCGGCGTACCGTCGATGGTGGCCGCCTGGTCCACGGCGGACGCCGCCGCCCTGGCCGCGGCGACGGCGTCGGTCCGGGCCGTGGTCTGCGGCGCGGCGCCGCTGGAACCGGCCGTCGCGGCCCGCTTCGCCGAGGCCGCCGGTCGCCCGGTGCACGTCGGGTACGGCCTCACCGAGACCGCCCCGGTGCTGACCTCCACCCTGGTCGGCGGGGAGCCGAAGCCCGGCTCGATCGGCCGGCCGCTGCCCGGCGTCGAGCTGCGTCTGGTCGGGTCCGACGGGTCCGACCTGTGGCGCGACGGCGTGGCCGAGCCGGAGGACGACGCCGACGAGCTGGACCTCTCCGACGTCATGCCCGGCACCGACCCGGGCCAGGTGGTGGTGCGCGGGGCCAACGTCTTCGCCGGCTACTGGCCGGACGGCCGGGGCGGCCCGGACGCCGACGGCTGGTGGCCCACCGGCGACGTGGCGTACGCCGACTCCGACGGCGACCTCTTCCTGGTGGACCGGATCGGCGAGCTGATCCTGGTCAACGGCTTCAACGTCTACCCGCACGAGGTCGAGCTGGTGCTCCGCGCGCACCCGGGGGTGGCCGAGTCGGCGGTACTGGGTGTGCCGCACCCGCGCACCGGCGAGACTGTCCGGGCGTACGTGGTGGCGGTGCCGGGGGCTGCGGTGACCGAGGCCGAACTGCTCGCCCACTGCGCCCGCAACCTGGCCCGGTTCAAGTGCCCGACCGCCGTCGAGTTCGTCGACGAGTTGCCGCACTCGGTGATCGGCAAGGTACGCAAGACCCTGCTCCGGCCGGCGCCGTCCCCGCCCCCGGTGCCGTCCCCGGCGGCGTCGCCGGAGACCCGTACGTCGGCCCCGGCCGGCACCAGCACGACGGAGGAGACCGATGCGTGA
- a CDS encoding HAD family hydrolase, which translates to MARSRKVTVSTDAHGHTAGWAETDLAPLAPPAPDPSAAAFFDVDNTMMRGASIYWFARGLAARNYFTTTDLARFAWQQLRFRLLATEHAGDMSQAKEAALAFVEGWRVDDVERLAEEIFDELMAPRIWAGTRQLAQRHLDAGERVWLVSAAPVEIGRVIAARLGLTGAVGTVAEIVDGAYTGRLVGDLMHGPAKAEAVSQLAAVEGLDLGRCTAYSDSCNDLPMLSMVGRGVAVNPDAALFREARQRGWDVRDFRTGRRAVKIAVPSTAAAGLVAGAVTAGLALHRRRRDG; encoded by the coding sequence GTGGCCCGCAGCCGCAAGGTGACGGTCAGTACCGACGCCCACGGTCACACCGCCGGCTGGGCGGAGACCGACCTGGCGCCCCTGGCGCCCCCGGCACCGGATCCGAGCGCGGCGGCCTTCTTCGACGTCGACAACACGATGATGCGGGGCGCGTCGATCTACTGGTTCGCCCGGGGCCTCGCCGCGCGCAACTACTTCACCACCACCGACCTGGCCCGGTTCGCCTGGCAGCAGCTCCGGTTCCGACTGCTCGCCACCGAGCACGCCGGTGACATGTCGCAGGCCAAGGAGGCCGCCCTCGCCTTCGTCGAAGGCTGGCGGGTGGACGACGTGGAACGCCTAGCGGAGGAGATCTTCGACGAGCTGATGGCGCCCCGGATCTGGGCCGGCACCCGCCAGCTCGCCCAGCGCCACCTCGACGCCGGCGAGCGGGTCTGGCTGGTCAGCGCGGCGCCGGTGGAGATCGGCCGGGTGATCGCCGCGCGGCTGGGCCTGACCGGCGCGGTCGGCACCGTCGCCGAGATCGTCGACGGCGCGTACACCGGTCGGCTGGTCGGCGACCTGATGCACGGCCCGGCCAAGGCGGAGGCGGTCTCCCAGCTCGCCGCTGTCGAGGGGCTCGACCTGGGCCGCTGCACCGCCTACAGCGACTCGTGCAACGACCTGCCGATGCTCTCGATGGTGGGCCGGGGCGTGGCGGTCAACCCGGACGCCGCCCTGTTCAGGGAGGCCCGGCAGCGCGGCTGGGACGTCCGCGACTTCCGCACCGGCCGCCGCGCCGTCAAGATCGCCGTACCGTCCACCGCGGCGGCCGGCCTGGTCGCCGGGGCGGTCACCGCCGGGCTGGCGCTGCACCGTCGCCGCCGCGACGGCTGA
- a CDS encoding DUF5667 domain-containing protein, translating into MDSNLFSRRRAERFAQLLDEANGGRRHHVRSRADDQLTALVAVGRRLAVAPPAVEVDPEFRTGLRAMLLATAEREGIGAPAAEPSSRRAADAGRSRLLPAVTARRARARGAILVGVAAGAVALSGISAASENAVPGDALYGMKRSTERAQLALASSDVSRGQLFLDFARTRLAEAAALRGDEAGFSTVLDDMDADTRQGVRLLTTAAAQRSDPAALDAINSFLTGQRRAVGGLLDDAGRADRDRTRRSLALLDAARKRSDALRAAIACGLPAPAGSDALGPAPASCPGER; encoded by the coding sequence GTGGACAGCAACCTCTTCTCCCGTCGGCGCGCGGAGCGCTTCGCGCAGCTTCTCGACGAGGCCAACGGGGGCCGGCGACACCACGTCCGTTCCCGGGCCGACGACCAGTTGACCGCGCTCGTCGCGGTTGGTCGACGGCTGGCTGTGGCCCCGCCCGCAGTGGAGGTGGACCCGGAGTTCCGTACGGGACTGCGGGCGATGCTGCTGGCCACGGCCGAGCGCGAGGGCATCGGCGCACCGGCAGCCGAGCCGTCTTCCCGGCGCGCCGCCGACGCCGGCCGCAGCCGGCTGCTACCGGCGGTGACCGCCCGCCGGGCCCGCGCCCGCGGCGCGATCCTCGTCGGCGTCGCCGCCGGCGCCGTCGCCCTCTCGGGCATCTCCGCCGCCAGCGAGAACGCCGTCCCCGGCGACGCGCTGTACGGCATGAAGCGCTCCACCGAACGCGCCCAGCTCGCGCTGGCCAGCTCGGACGTCAGCCGGGGCCAGCTGTTCCTGGACTTCGCCCGCACCCGGCTCGCCGAGGCGGCCGCACTGCGCGGGGACGAGGCCGGCTTCAGCACCGTGCTGGACGACATGGACGCCGACACCCGCCAGGGCGTACGCCTGCTGACCACCGCCGCGGCGCAGCGCTCGGACCCGGCGGCCCTGGACGCGATCAACTCCTTCCTCACCGGCCAGCGCCGGGCGGTCGGCGGGCTCCTCGACGACGCCGGCCGGGCCGACCGCGACCGGACCCGCCGCTCCCTCGCCCTGCTCGACGCGGCCCGCAAGCGCTCCGACGCGCTGCGCGCGGCGATCGCCTGCGGCCTGCCCGCGCCGGCCGGCAGCGACGCCCTCGGCCCGGCACCGGCGAGTTGCCCCGGCGAACGCTGA
- a CDS encoding ECF subfamily RNA polymerase sigma factor, BldN family: protein MTTFGYAERPAGLTNPAIRGAVNERPAARGPLDDTGNLVVRGDGASSRTRNRPHQNEPPPRSATPGGNAKPAGGRVVVPARPTMPAQGRRTTEPAKVPDESGPETAVLPAVPAAPAPVNASTGFPSRPDPSDPATEVWGLVERAQAGESEAFGLIYDRYVDTVFRFVYFRVGNRQLAEDLTSDTFLRALKRIGSFTWQGRDLGAWLVTIARNLVADHFKSGRYRLEVTTGDVLDADREDRGPEGSPEAAVVEHITNVALLGAVKQLNPEQQECIVLRFLQGFSVAETARTMGKNEGAIKALQYRAVRALARLLPDGFQP, encoded by the coding sequence GTGACCACCTTCGGATACGCGGAACGGCCGGCCGGCCTGACCAACCCGGCGATCCGCGGCGCGGTCAACGAGCGGCCCGCCGCGCGGGGCCCGCTGGACGACACGGGCAACCTCGTCGTACGGGGGGACGGCGCGTCGAGCCGGACCCGCAACCGGCCGCACCAGAACGAGCCACCGCCACGCTCCGCGACACCGGGCGGCAACGCGAAGCCGGCCGGCGGCCGAGTCGTGGTCCCCGCCCGACCCACCATGCCGGCGCAGGGTCGCCGCACCACCGAGCCGGCCAAGGTGCCCGACGAGTCGGGCCCGGAGACGGCGGTGCTCCCGGCGGTGCCGGCCGCCCCCGCGCCGGTCAACGCCTCGACGGGCTTCCCCAGCCGTCCCGACCCGTCCGACCCCGCCACCGAGGTGTGGGGGCTGGTCGAGCGGGCCCAGGCCGGCGAGTCCGAGGCGTTCGGGCTGATCTACGACCGGTACGTCGACACGGTCTTCCGGTTCGTCTACTTCCGGGTGGGCAACCGCCAGCTCGCCGAGGACCTCACCTCCGACACCTTCCTGCGCGCCCTCAAGCGGATCGGCAGCTTCACCTGGCAGGGGCGCGACCTGGGCGCCTGGCTGGTCACGATCGCCCGCAACCTGGTGGCTGACCACTTCAAGTCCGGCCGCTACCGCCTGGAGGTCACCACCGGGGACGTGCTGGACGCCGACCGCGAGGACCGCGGCCCCGAGGGCAGCCCGGAGGCGGCGGTCGTCGAGCACATCACCAACGTGGCCCTGCTCGGCGCCGTCAAGCAACTCAACCCGGAGCAGCAGGAGTGCATCGTGCTCCGCTTCCTCCAGGGTTTCTCCGTGGCCGAGACGGCCCGCACGATGGGCAAGAACGAGGGCGCGATCAAGGCTCTCCAGTACCGCGCGGTGCGGGCGCTGGCCCGGCTGCTGCCGGACGGCTTCCAACCGTAG
- a CDS encoding glutaredoxin family protein, which yields MREPRLALITRPGCHLCDEAKVALDRVVAVTGDRWIEKDVTDDIELEREYGDRLPVVLLDGKEHGYWRVEEERLLRDLTTPQL from the coding sequence ATGCGTGAGCCCCGACTCGCCCTGATCACCCGCCCCGGATGCCACCTCTGCGACGAGGCGAAGGTGGCGCTGGACCGGGTGGTGGCGGTCACCGGGGACCGGTGGATCGAGAAGGACGTCACCGACGACATCGAGCTGGAACGCGAGTACGGCGACCGGCTGCCCGTGGTGCTGCTCGACGGCAAGGAGCACGGCTACTGGCGGGTGGAGGAGGAGCGGCTGCTGCGCGACCTGACCACCCCGCAGCTCTGA
- a CDS encoding helix-turn-helix domain-containing protein, which produces MAGSQSDGRLSEVKFLTVAEVATVMRVSKMTVYRLVHSGELTAVRVGRSFRVPEHAVHEYLRGAFQETA; this is translated from the coding sequence ATGGCCGGGTCGCAGTCCGACGGACGGCTGTCGGAGGTCAAGTTCCTCACCGTCGCCGAGGTGGCGACGGTCATGCGGGTGTCGAAGATGACGGTCTACCGCCTGGTGCACAGCGGTGAACTCACCGCGGTCCGGGTCGGCCGGTCGTTCCGGGTACCCGAACACGCGGTGCACGAATACCTGCGGGGCGCCTTCCAGGAAACCGCCTGA
- a CDS encoding 30S ribosomal protein bS22 — protein MGSVVKKRRKRMAKKKHRKLLRKTRVQRRRLGK, from the coding sequence ATGGGCTCGGTGGTCAAGAAGCGCCGCAAGCGCATGGCTAAGAAGAAGCACCGCAAGCTGCTGCGCAAGACCCGCGTCCAGCGTCGCCGTCTCGGCAAGTGA
- a CDS encoding HAD family hydrolase codes for MTPARNHLVWDWNGTLLNDLSLVVASTNVAFASVGGPAVTADEHRVRFRRPIADYYAEVLGRAVDDDAFGRLDRIFHDAYRTGLTTCELAHDAGVAMAAWPGSQSLLSMWFHEELVPTVHTYGLTGHFVRVDGLRASVGGDRKAESLRRHLTELGVDGRDVVLIGDSVDDADAAVSVGGRAVLYTGGFTDPARLRASGHPVADTLSEAVGLAATLP; via the coding sequence ATGACCCCTGCGCGCAACCACCTGGTGTGGGACTGGAACGGCACCCTGCTCAACGACCTGAGCCTGGTGGTCGCCTCCACCAACGTCGCCTTCGCCAGCGTCGGCGGGCCCGCCGTGACCGCCGACGAGCACCGGGTGCGGTTCCGCCGGCCGATCGCCGACTACTACGCCGAGGTCCTCGGCCGGGCGGTCGACGACGACGCGTTCGGCCGGCTGGACCGGATCTTCCACGACGCGTACCGCACGGGGCTGACGACCTGTGAGCTGGCGCACGACGCAGGCGTCGCGATGGCGGCCTGGCCGGGCAGCCAGTCCCTGCTGTCCATGTGGTTCCACGAGGAGCTGGTGCCGACCGTGCACACGTACGGGCTCACCGGGCACTTCGTCCGGGTGGACGGGCTGCGGGCGAGCGTCGGCGGGGACCGCAAGGCCGAGTCCCTCCGGCGGCACCTGACGGAGCTCGGCGTGGACGGCCGGGACGTGGTGCTGATCGGGGACTCCGTCGACGACGCCGACGCCGCCGTGTCGGTGGGGGGCCGCGCCGTCCTCTACACCGGCGGGTTCACCGACCCGGCCCGGCTGCGCGCCTCCGGCCACCCGGTCGCCGACACCCTCAGCGAGGCCGTCGGCCTGGCGGCCACGCTGCCCTGA
- a CDS encoding redox-sensing transcriptional repressor Rex, whose protein sequence is MSQHRHPGAPGRAGAVPALPDLPEATVARLPEYLRALHNLAETGHETVSSEGLASAAGVNSAKLRKDLSHLGSYGTRGVGYDVGLLIDQIEYVLGLTQRRAVALVGVGNLGHALAGYDGFVSRGFRIAALFDADTARVGEEINGLVVRHIDELPRVAAAEAIAIGVIATPASAAQAVADQLVAVGVTSILNFAPCVLSVPEGVDLRKVDLAIELQILSFHEHRKASLTALPATGGSALTALPGGLAVTDPQEAIGT, encoded by the coding sequence ATGAGTCAGCACCGTCACCCTGGCGCGCCCGGCCGCGCCGGTGCCGTACCGGCGCTCCCGGATCTGCCGGAGGCGACCGTCGCGCGGCTCCCGGAATACCTCCGTGCCCTGCACAATCTCGCCGAAACCGGCCACGAGACCGTGTCCAGCGAGGGTCTGGCCAGCGCCGCCGGCGTGAACTCCGCGAAGCTCCGCAAGGACCTCTCGCACCTCGGCTCGTACGGCACCCGTGGCGTCGGCTACGACGTCGGGCTGCTGATCGACCAGATCGAGTACGTGCTCGGGCTCACCCAGCGGCGGGCCGTCGCCCTGGTCGGCGTGGGTAATCTCGGTCACGCCCTCGCCGGCTACGACGGCTTCGTCAGCCGTGGCTTCCGGATCGCCGCGCTCTTCGACGCCGACACCGCGCGGGTCGGCGAGGAGATCAACGGGCTGGTCGTCCGACACATCGACGAACTGCCCCGCGTCGCCGCCGCGGAGGCCATCGCCATCGGCGTGATCGCCACCCCCGCCTCGGCCGCCCAGGCGGTGGCGGACCAGCTCGTGGCCGTCGGTGTGACGAGCATCCTGAACTTCGCCCCGTGCGTACTCTCGGTCCCGGAGGGGGTCGACCTGCGCAAGGTCGATCTCGCCATCGAGCTGCAGATCCTGTCCTTCCACGAGCACCGCAAGGCATCGCTGACCGCGCTCCCCGCCACCGGTGGGTCCGCCCTCACCGCCCTGCCCGGGGGGCTCGCCGTCACCGACCCGCAGGAGGCGATCGGCACGTGA
- a CDS encoding NAD-dependent epimerase/dehydratase family protein, with product MTPGGTPGAPGVVVVTGVSRYLGAHVAARLAADPRIERVIGVDQPEPGAEVADLLDRVERVRVDAGSLGGLLADLDVDAVVHLALVTSPDPQHGGRAAMKDQNVIGTMQLLAACQRAPRLRKLVVRSSTAAYGASFRDPAVFTEETEPREVPRGGFGRDILDIEGYVRGFRRRRPDVTATVLRFAPFIGSTADTTLTRYFSRPVVPTVFGRDPRLQFLHFDDALEVLHRSIVEDHPGTYNVAGPGVLSLSQAIRRAGRVAVPVLEPGLSSAAAIARNLGFGRYGLDQVDLFVHGRVVDTSRLEREYGFTPRSTAAAFDDFIRAHHGGVVVHRDQLAVAEQLVLDGIRQVRSAVREGS from the coding sequence ATGACCCCCGGTGGCACCCCAGGTGCCCCGGGGGTCGTCGTCGTCACCGGGGTCAGCCGCTACCTCGGCGCGCACGTCGCCGCCCGGCTCGCGGCCGACCCCCGCATCGAGCGGGTCATCGGCGTCGACCAGCCCGAGCCCGGCGCCGAGGTCGCCGACCTGCTCGACCGGGTCGAGCGCGTCCGCGTCGACGCCGGCTCGCTCGGCGGCCTCCTCGCCGACCTCGACGTCGACGCAGTGGTCCACCTCGCCCTGGTCACCTCGCCGGATCCGCAGCACGGCGGGCGCGCGGCGATGAAGGACCAGAACGTCATCGGCACGATGCAGCTCCTGGCGGCCTGCCAGCGCGCCCCCCGGCTGCGCAAGCTCGTGGTGCGCTCCTCGACGGCGGCCTACGGGGCGTCGTTCCGGGATCCGGCCGTCTTCACCGAGGAGACCGAGCCGCGCGAGGTGCCGCGCGGGGGGTTCGGCCGCGACATCCTCGACATCGAGGGGTACGTCCGCGGCTTCCGCCGCCGCCGCCCCGACGTCACCGCGACCGTGCTGCGCTTCGCGCCGTTCATCGGCTCGACCGCCGACACCACCCTCACCCGCTACTTCTCCCGGCCGGTGGTGCCCACCGTGTTCGGGCGAGACCCCCGCCTGCAGTTCCTGCACTTCGACGACGCGCTGGAGGTGCTGCACCGGTCGATCGTCGAGGACCACCCGGGGACGTACAACGTGGCGGGCCCCGGCGTGCTCTCCCTGTCGCAGGCGATCCGCCGCGCGGGCCGGGTCGCCGTGCCGGTGCTGGAGCCCGGCCTCTCCAGCGCCGCCGCGATCGCCCGTAACCTCGGCTTCGGCCGCTACGGCCTCGACCAGGTCGACCTCTTCGTGCACGGCCGGGTCGTCGACACCAGCCGGCTGGAGCGGGAGTACGGCTTCACGCCCCGCTCCACCGCCGCCGCCTTCGACGACTTCATCCGCGCCCACCACGGCGGGGTCGTGGTGCATCGGGACCAGTTGGCCGTCGCGGAGCAACTCGTGCTGGACGGGATCCGCCAGGTCCGGTCGGCCGTACGGGAGGGCTCGTGA
- a CDS encoding sensor histidine kinase: MTAVPVAADQPVPAPTISRQLLLDSGYVLLGLPLALASFVVLLVGLAAGLGLVVTVIGLPILSGTLYAARGLADIERLRLPAVLHQARIRPQYRLAEPGASAWRRIFVPMGDAQSWLDLAHGILKLIVAIVTFVVTLVWWAGAVAGTLYWAYDWALPHGDPEDVGLPQLLGLGDSTIARIGLHTAIGLFFLITLPIVARGCALLQASFGRALLTGVAEMRNRITVLEEQKRAAVSAEASALRRLERDIHDGPQQRLVRLAMDLSRARQQLAVDPEAAGRTLDEAVTQTRETLAELRALSRGIAPPILVDRGLPSALAALAGRGLIPIELRLDPELGSPAGRLDPAVESTAYFVVSEALTNVAKHSRATECQVTVARHEGRLEVDVDDDGQGGAHLAKGHGLVGIADRVRAAGGRLSVTSPAGGPTRIRAELPL, encoded by the coding sequence ATGACCGCCGTACCCGTCGCCGCCGACCAGCCCGTGCCGGCGCCGACCATCTCCCGCCAGCTCCTGCTGGACTCCGGCTACGTGCTGCTGGGCCTCCCGCTGGCCCTGGCCAGCTTCGTCGTCCTGCTGGTCGGCCTGGCGGCCGGGCTCGGGCTGGTCGTGACGGTGATCGGCCTGCCGATCCTCAGCGGCACCCTCTACGCCGCCCGGGGCCTCGCCGACATCGAGCGGCTGCGCCTCCCCGCCGTGCTGCACCAGGCCCGCATCCGCCCCCAGTACCGGCTCGCCGAGCCCGGGGCGAGCGCCTGGCGGCGCATCTTCGTGCCGATGGGGGACGCGCAGTCCTGGCTCGACCTGGCGCACGGCATCCTCAAGCTGATCGTGGCCATCGTCACCTTCGTGGTCACGCTGGTCTGGTGGGCCGGCGCCGTCGCCGGCACGCTCTACTGGGCGTACGACTGGGCGCTGCCGCACGGCGACCCGGAGGACGTGGGCCTCCCCCAACTCCTCGGCCTGGGCGACTCGACCATCGCGCGGATCGGCCTGCACACCGCGATCGGGCTGTTCTTCCTGATCACCCTGCCGATCGTGGCGCGCGGCTGCGCGCTGCTCCAGGCCAGCTTCGGCCGCGCCCTGCTCACCGGCGTGGCCGAGATGCGCAACCGGATCACCGTGCTGGAGGAGCAGAAACGGGCCGCCGTCTCCGCCGAGGCGAGCGCGCTGCGCCGGCTGGAGCGCGACATCCACGACGGCCCGCAGCAGCGCCTGGTCCGGCTGGCGATGGACCTCAGCCGGGCCCGCCAGCAACTCGCCGTCGACCCGGAGGCCGCCGGACGCACCCTGGACGAGGCGGTCACCCAGACCCGGGAGACGCTCGCCGAGCTGCGCGCCCTGTCCCGGGGCATCGCGCCACCGATCCTGGTCGACCGGGGGCTGCCCAGCGCCCTGGCCGCCCTGGCCGGGCGCGGCCTGATCCCCATCGAGCTGCGGCTCGACCCGGAGCTGGGCAGCCCGGCCGGCCGGCTCGACCCGGCGGTCGAGAGCACCGCCTACTTCGTGGTGTCCGAGGCGCTGACCAACGTCGCCAAGCACAGCCGCGCGACCGAGTGCCAGGTCACCGTGGCCCGGCACGAGGGGCGGCTGGAGGTCGACGTCGACGACGACGGGCAGGGCGGCGCCCACCTGGCCAAGGGGCACGGGCTGGTCGGCATCGCCGACCGGGTCCGCGCCGCCGGCGGCCGGCTCTCCGTGACCAGCCCGGCCGGTGGCCCCACCAGGATCCGCGCGGAGCTCCCGCTGTGA
- a CDS encoding response regulator transcription factor has protein sequence MRIVIADDAVLLREGLVRLLTERGHEVVAAVADGEALVAAVVAHRPDVSIVDVRMPPSHTDEGLRAAVEARRLVPRTPILVLSQYVEVSYADDLLATTGGGGGGIGYLLKDRVAAIDEFLDALDRVAGGGTVLDPEVVGQLFARRRRDDPLRELTPREREVLALMAEGRSNTAIAKTLVVTDGAVEKHVRNIFTKLQLPPDTEQHRRVLAVLAYLRN, from the coding sequence ATGCGGATCGTGATCGCGGACGACGCGGTGCTGCTCCGGGAGGGGCTGGTACGCCTGCTCACCGAGCGTGGGCACGAGGTGGTGGCCGCCGTGGCCGACGGCGAGGCGCTGGTGGCGGCGGTGGTGGCCCACCGGCCGGACGTGTCGATCGTCGACGTCCGGATGCCGCCGTCGCACACCGACGAGGGGCTGCGCGCGGCGGTGGAGGCCCGCCGGCTGGTGCCCCGCACCCCGATCCTGGTCCTCTCCCAGTACGTCGAGGTGTCGTACGCCGACGACCTGCTCGCCACCACCGGCGGCGGCGGGGGCGGGATCGGCTACCTGCTCAAGGACCGGGTGGCCGCGATCGACGAGTTCCTCGACGCGCTGGACCGGGTGGCCGGCGGCGGGACGGTGCTCGACCCCGAGGTGGTCGGGCAGCTCTTCGCGCGGCGCCGGCGCGACGACCCGCTGCGCGAACTCACCCCGCGCGAACGCGAGGTGCTCGCGCTGATGGCCGAGGGCCGCTCCAACACGGCGATCGCGAAGACCCTGGTGGTCACCGACGGGGCCGTCGAGAAGCACGTGCGGAACATCTTCACCAAGCTCCAGCTCCCGCCCGACACCGAGCAGCACCGCCGGGTCCTGGCCGTGCTGGCCTACCTGCGCAACTGA